From one Solanum stenotomum isolate F172 chromosome 12, ASM1918654v1, whole genome shotgun sequence genomic stretch:
- the LOC125846557 gene encoding potassium channel KAT1-like, with protein sequence MSFSYAKNCLQRFCVDEFQMGTETTHSGFFSSDLLPSLGARINYATKLRRFIISPFNPRYRCWEMFLVVMVIYTAWISLFEVAFLSYKKDDTLFIVDNIVDCFFAIDILLTFFVAYLHGESYLLVDEPKKIAIRYLSTWFIFDVCSTVPFQSLILVFTGHKESGGVGFRLLSMLRLWRLRRVSALFARLEKDIRFNYFWTRCTKLVSVTLFAVHCAGCINYMIADRYPDSKKTWIGAVYPDFKQLSVGDRYITSLYWSIVTLTTTGYGDLHAENSREMLFDIFYMLFNLGLTSYIIGNMTNLVVHWTSRTRNFREAVKAAQEFAKRNQLPPRVQDQLLSHMCLKFKTETLKQEETLNGLPKAIRTSIAHHLFFPIVQNVHLFQGVSRNLLFQLVPEMEAEYFPPKQDVILQNEAPTDLYIIVSGAVEFIAQIEGQEQIIGKAVAGEIFGEIGVLCGRPQPFAVRTTEISQILRLNRTSLMNILRANPEDERIIMNNLLLKLQGFGGFGYVDHQTNAGPEIKRHDDITLTSIDINNLEARVKKQERDDGQEVNKTMNDLSLNLENKSELSEHKVVLIGPDEGTKSCQLKPEVPSCSNSCLKRPTCSTSSSGSQGTKSTHHKKRITIHVKKESLHQQFGKLIILPDSLQELFRVAGQRFGGYDFKRAVNAQDAEIDDIDVIRDGDHLFFL encoded by the exons ATGTCATTTTCTTATGCTAAAAACTGTTTACAACGGTTCTGTGTGGACGAGTTCCAAATGGGTACAGAAACCACCCATAGTGGCTTCTTCTCTAGTGATCTTCTCCCATCACTTGGAGCTCGAATCAACTACGCTACAAAACTCCGAAGATTCATCATTTCGCCGTTTAATCCACGTTACAG GTGTTGGGAGATGTTTCTAGTTGTTATGGTTATTTACACAGCTTGGATTTCTCTGTTTGAGGTTGCATTCTTGTCATACAAGAAAGATGATACTCTGTTCATTGTTGACAACATTGTTGATTGCTTCTTTGCTATTGACATTTTACTTACCTTCTTCGTCGCGTATCTTCATGGAGAGTCTTATCTTCTTGTTGATGAACCTAAGAAAATAGcaataag GTACTTGTCAACGTGGTTCATTTTTGATGTATGTTCTACTGTACCATTCCAATCATTGATCCTCGTCTTCACGGGTCACAAAGAAAGCGGAGGAGTTGGATTCAGATTGCTCAGCATGCTCAGATTATGGCGTCTCAGACGAGTCAGTGCCCTGTTTGCAAG ACTTGAGAAGGATATCCGGTTCAACTACTTCTGGACGCGATGTACAAAACTCGTATCA GTGACATTGTTTGCAGTGCACTGTGCTGGATGCATTAACTATATGATTGCTGATAGATATCCTGATTCGAAAAAGACATGGATTGGTGCTGTATATCCAGATTTCAAGCAACTAAGTGTTGGTGACAGATACATAACTTCATTGTATTGGTCTATTGTAACGCTGACAACAACCGGTTATGGAGACTTGCATGCTGAGAACTCAAGAGAGATGCTGTTTGATATCTTTTACATGTTATTCAACTTGGGATTGACATCTTACATAATTGGAAACATGACTAACCTTGTTGTTCATTGGACTAGTCGCACCAGAAACTTC AGGGAGGCAGTGAAAGCAGCTCAAGAATTCGCAAAAAGGAATCAGTTGCCTCCAAGAGTACAAGATCAGCTTTTGTCTCACATGTGTCTCAAGTTTAAAACAGAAACATTGAAACAAGAAGAGACTCTTAATGGCCTGCCTAAAGCCATCAGAACAAGCATTGCACACCATCTGTTTTTTCCTATAGTTCAAAATGTCCATTTGTTCCAAGGTGTTTCGCGGAACCTCCTTTTCCAACTG GTTCCTGAAATGGAAGCTGAATACTTCCCTCCAAAGCAAGACGTAATTTTGCAGAATGAGGCACCAACTGATCTGTATATAATAGTTTCAGGAGCAGTG GAATTTATAGCACAGATTGAAGGGCAAGAGCAA ATAATTGGAAAGGCTGTTGCAGgagaaatatttggagaaaTAGGTGTTTTATGTGGGAGACCACAGCCATTTGCTGTTAGAACTACCGAGATTTCTCAAATTCTAAGGCTAAACAGGACATCATTGATGAACATTCTTCGCGCAAATCCAGAAGATGAACGTATAATTATGAACAATCTTTTGCTG AAACTTCAGGGATTTGGAGGTTTTGGTTATGTGGACCATCAAACAAATGCAGGACCAGAAATCAAAAGGCATGATGATATCACACTTACTAGCATAGATATCAATAATTTGGAAGCTAGAGTTAAGAAGCAAGAGAGAGATGATGGACAAGAAGTAAACAAAACCATGAATGATTTGTcattaaatcttgaaaataagaGTGAGTTAAGTGAGCATAAAGTGGTGCTCATTGGACCAGATGAGGGAACAAAGAGCTGTCAACTGAAGCCTGAGGTCCCCAGTTGTTCCAACTCTTGCCTAAAAAGACCCACATGTAGTACCAGTTCAAGTGGCTCTCAAGGGACAAAATCTACCCACCATAAGAAGAGAATCACCATTCACGTGAAAAAAGAATCATTGCATCAACAGTTTGGGAAACTAATCATTCTACCTGATTCACTACAAGAGCTTTTCAGAGTAGCAG GTCAAAGATTTGGAGGCTACGATTTCAAGAGAGCTGTAAATGCACAGGATGCTGAAATAGATGACATTGATGTAATCAGAGATGGCGACCATCTGTTTTTCCTTTAA
- the LOC125846558 gene encoding mannosyl-oligosaccharide 1,2-alpha-mannosidase MNS3, translated as MSKSLPYSMKDVHYDNAKFRQRSVSQVISQVLLTSNGKRDYLKCSTGKLLVLLMLGGLAYLVLTNKSAVHPVSDGIAKKDGSKEGENLMTHGSGKFRRFWRKPPRLPPRLSPDEIISRNRSIQESTKREEPEWVARQQKVKDAFIHAWSGYKAHAMGYDELMPLSHRGVNGLGGLGATIIDALDTAMIMGADEVIHEAGSWIEKHLPERIEGKGQVNLFETTIRLLGGLLSAYHLSGGSQGRIPEQKGPTPSIYLENAKNLADRLLTAFTASPSDIPYSDVVLRDKSAHPAPDGLSSTAEVATVQLEFNYLSYLTGDPKYSIEAMKVLQHIKTLPKVEGLVPIYISPQSGQFSGDNIRLGSRGDSYYEYLIKVWLQQKGTNFSYLYDMYVEAIKGVRHLLVRKSVPNGLVFVGELPYGKEGGFSPKMDHLVCFLPGTLALGATKGLTKERAMRENLLTFEDMENLKLAEDLAKTCVEIYSVTSTGLAPEIAYFNIEGNSEGGPGGGNKSSKYLNDIIIKPADRHNLLRPETVESLFFLYRITGDSKYREWGWQIFEAFEKYTKIDSGGYTSLDDVTVIPPQRRDKMETFFLGETLKYIYLLFGNSTTIPLDEYVFNTEAHPIPIISRSV; from the exons ATGTCGAAATCATTGCCCTATTCAATGAAAGATGTGCACTACGATAACGCCAAGTTCCGACAGCGATCCGTATCTCAG GTAATTTCTCAGGTTCTATTAACCAGTAATGGGAAACGTGATTATTTGAAATGTAGCACTGGGAAACTTCTTGTGTTACTGATGCTTGGTGGTTTAGCATATCTAGTACTGACTAATAAAAGTGCTGTCCATCCTGTGTCTGATGGTATAGCAAAAAAAGATGGATCAAAGGAAGGAGAAAATCTCATGACTCATGGAAGTGGCAAATTCAGGAGATTTTGGAGAAAACCACCTAGACTTCCACCCCGGTTATCTCCTGATGAAATAATTAGTAGGAATAGATCTATTCAAGAGTCCACGAAAAGAGAGGAGCCAGAATGGGTGGCAAGACAACAGAAGGTGAAAGATGCATTTATCCATGCCTGGTCTGGATACAAAGCCCATGCCATGGGTTATGATGAACTTATGCCCTTGAGCCATAGAGGGGTTAATGGTTTAGGAGGTTTGGGAGCTACAATTATTGACGCTTTAGACACGGCTATGATTATGGGAGCTGATGAAGTCATTCATGAAGCAGGCTCGTGGATTGAGAAACATCTTCCTGAGAGGATTGAAGGGAAAGGCCAAGTAAATCTCTTTGAAACTACAATACGACTTCTAGGTGGTCTTTTGAGTGCTTATCACTTAAGTGGTGGAAGTCAAGGGAGAATTCCAGAACAAAAAGGGCCTACTCCATCTATTTACCTGGAAAATGCTAAGAACTTGGCTGATCGTCTACTTACTGCTTTTACAGCAAGTCCATCCGATATTCCATACAGTGACGTAGTCCTGCGTGACAAGTCTGCACATCCTGCCCCTGATGGTCTGAGTAGCACTGCGGAAGTTGCAACTGTACAGCTTGAATTTAATTATCTTAGTTATTTAACAGGTGATCCAAAGTATAGCATAGAAGCCATGAAGGTTCTACAACATATAAAGACTTTGCCAAAGGTGGAGGGACTGGTCCCTATATACATTAG CCCTCAATCCGGACAGTTTAGTGGAGACAATATTAGACTTGGATCTCGTGGTGATAGCTATTATGAGTATCTTATCAAAGTGTGGCTTCAGCAGAAAGGAACTAACTTTTCATACTTGTACGATATGTATGTCGAAGCAATTAAAGGTGTCAGGCATCTTCTTGTTCGCAAATCTGTTCCAAATGGCTTGGTCTTTGTGGGAGAATTGCCATATGGGAAAGAAGGTGGTTTCAGTCCAAAGATGGATCACCTG GTGTGTTTCCTTCCTGGTACCCTGGCCCTTGGCGCTACAAAGGGGTTGACAAAGGAAAGAGCTATGAGAGAGAACTTGCTCACTTTTGAAGATATGGAAAACCTAAAGCTTGCTGAAGATCTGGCTAAGACTTGCGTGGAAATATACTCAGTAACCTCTACTGGCCTTGCTCCAGAAATAGCTTATTTCAATATTGAG GGAAATTCTGAAGGTGGTCCTGGTGGTGGGAACAAAAGTTCGAAATATTTGAATGACATAATCATAAAGCCTGCTGATCGTCACAATCTTTTGCGCCCTGAAACCGTTGAATCATTGTTTTTTCTGTATCGTATTACTGGCGATTCAAA GTATCGTGAATGGGGCTGGCAAATTTTTGAGGCATTTGAGAAGTACACTAAGATTGATTCTGGAGGTTACACTTCTCTTGACGATGTTACTGTTATTCCTCCACAAAGAAGAGACAAGATGGAGACTTTTTTCTTGGGTGAAACACTCAAATACATCTATTTGCTGTTCGGTAATAGCACCACGATCCCTTTGGATGAGTATGTATTCAACACAGAAGCTCATCCTATTCCAATAATTTCTAGAAGTGTATGA